The following are encoded in a window of Diorhabda sublineata isolate icDioSubl1.1 chromosome 3, icDioSubl1.1, whole genome shotgun sequence genomic DNA:
- the LOC130441586 gene encoding U3 small nucleolar RNA-associated protein 18 homolog, with amino-acid sequence MSKIKQNKKRKLQAKTAGGVEFQIDKPKMKFRLFDEKAQAEEEHLSQILFGGATSFLQCLEEAEQEAGSSQIVADSGVGETDTDDDDQILKPAWTDEDDDGIDVGQALDSQRRKLPSGGINSVDNKYSSLLKHKFQSTVGTPEWASLNKRKRLESDSDEEILQSCGFISKTTKAQLPPSLLEFKKVKDLNSETYSEGPFINSVEFHPTSSVALVAGNGAIATLFAVDGKRNNKLHSIKFQQYPILCAKFLQNGNEALLGSRQSHIFSYDLIVAKPIRYNLPQGLTQSKSFVVSPNSQVIAVVGKWGEVHLLSAATKEKIGLLKQESEVTALTYNPTGNLLFGHSDYGEITVWDMNMQRVKHKFTDEGCLQGTTLSISPSNQFIAAGSAQGVVNLYGMEDVLKTNLPKPRKSIMNLTTAIKDLKFNQSSEALAFSSAEIQNSVKIFHIGSGTVFSNFPNYDTKMGHINVLNFSPGSGYLAFGNKKSVVSLYRLKHFKNY; translated from the exons ATGtcgaaaattaaacaaaataaaaaaagaaaactccAGGCTAAAACTGCAGGAGGCGTAGAATTTCAAATAGACAAGCCCAAAATGAAATTTCGTCTATTTGATGAAAAGGCACAAGCCGAAGAAGAACATTTGTCCCAAATTCTGTTTGGAGGAGCCACGAGTTTCCTACAATGTCTTGAAGAAGCTGAACAAGAAGCAGGATCATCTCAAATAGTTGCAGATTCTGGTGTAGGCGAAACTGATACAGACGATGATGACCAAATACTTAAACCAGCTTGGACTGATGAAGATGACGACGGTATAGACGTTGGCCAAGCCCTAGATAGCCAACGACGTAAATTACCTTCTGGGGGAATTAATTCTGTAGATAATAAATATTCGAGTTTGCTTAAACACAAATTTCAATCTACAGTGGGGACGCCGGAGTGGGCTTCTTTGAATAAACGGAAGAGACTTGAATCAGACTCTGATGAAGAGATATTACAAAGCTGTGGGTTTATTTCAAAGACTACGAAAGCTCAATTACCTCCCAGTTTACTGGAATTCAAAAAAGTTAAAGATTTGAATTCTGAAACATATTCAGAAGGCCCCTTCATAAATTCTGTTGAATTCCATCCAACCTCTAGTGTAGCATTAGTTGCAGGAAATGGAGCAATTGCTACATTATTTGCAGTTGATGGTAAAAGAAACAACAAGTTACATAGCATTAAATTCCAACAATATCCAATATTATGTGCAAAATTTCTGCAAAATGGTAATGAAGCCTTATTAGGATCTAGACAATCGCATATTTTTAGTTATGATTTAATAGTAGCAAAACCAATTCGATATAATTTACCACAAGGATTGACACAATCTAAAAGTTTTGTTGTGTCCCCTAATTCTCAGGTTATAGCTGTTGTTGGAAAATGGGGAGAAGTCCATTTGTTATCAGCAGCTACAAAGGAAAAGATTGGTTTGTTAAAACAGGAGTCTGAAGTTACTGCACTTACATATAATCCCACAg GAAATCTTTTGTTTGGACACAGTGATTATGGTGAAATTACAGTTTGGGATATGAATATGCAACGAGTTAAACATAAATTCACTGATGAAGGTTGCCTTCAAGGTACTACACTGTCTATATCTCCTTCCAACCAGTTTATTGCAGCAGGATCTGCTCAAGGAGTAGTCAACCTTTATGGTATGGAGGATGTTCTAAAAACAAACTTACCTAAACCCAGAAAAAGTATAATGAATCTTACAACTGCCATTAAGGAcctaaaattcaatcaatcaTCAGAAGCATTGGCTTTTTCTTCAGCTGAAATACAAAATtctgtaaaaatatttcatataggTTCAGGAACAGTGTTTAGTAATTTTCCTAATTATGATACAAAAATGGGTcatataaatgttttgaatttttctccTGGTAGTGGATATTTAGCATTCGGCAACAAAAAATCTGTTGTTTCATTATATAGgttaaaacatttcaaaaattattga
- the LOC130441283 gene encoding BLOC-1-related complex subunit 5, translating into MGSEHSSQSGTQNAQRQTSFSKDRSKLPNIRRQHTIANPGGSDFTGENVDVNRPGSISPGPSVCSDVDLPYISYTVNRPIGDSPKLTNKQLIKSKTSRRIHQPKPGKTKTSAHNIVVVRGATATSAATEKDPEIVRLQRIPMFLPIMRATLSLPAARDPEILERLDPTPIRNLCLKYQHHLTAAANLVATEQNQITLRIREVDAEIVKIVIAATDRQKKYAKYAEKLSKVTELSHQLNQCHLLLNQTLESIETLNNYLDVEDRLEPFIWTTG; encoded by the exons atggGCTCTGAACACTCAAGTCAGTCTGGTACTCAAAATGCACAAAGACAAACTAGTTTTAGTAAAGATAGATCGAAATTACCAAATATTAGAAGGCAGCATACAATTGCGAACCCTGGTGGAAGTGATTTTACTGGTGAAAATGTAGATGTTAATAGACCTGGATCTATATCACCAGGTCCTAGTGTATGCAGTGATGTCGACCTGCCGTATATAAGTTATACTGTTAATAGGCCTATCGGAG ACTCGCCTAAACTTACAAACAAACAACTTATTAAATCAAAAACTTCACGTCGAATACATCAACCAAAACCAGGAAAAACTAAAACTTCTGCTCATAATATCGTAGTAGTTCGAGGCGCAACAGCAACTTCTGCTGCTACAGAAAAAGATCCGGAGATTGTTAGGTTACAAAGAATTCCTATGTTTTTACCTATAATGAGAGCAACTTTAAGTTTACCAGCTGCAAGAGatccagaaattttagaaagattGGACCCAACACCAATTCGTAATCTTTGTTTAAAATATCAACATCATTTGACTGCTGCTGCAAATTTAGTAGCTACTGAACAAAATCAAATCACACTAAGAATTAGAGAG GTAGATGCAGAAATAGTTAAAATAGTGATTGCTGCAACTGATAGACAGAAAAAATATGCTAAATATgctgaaaaattatcaaaagtaaCAGAATTATCTCATCAGTTAAATCAGTGTCACCTGTTATTGAATCAGACTTTAGAATCAATAGAAACATTGAACAATTACTTGGATGTTGAAGATAGGCTAGAACCTTTTATTTGGACAACTggatga
- the LOC130441694 gene encoding glucose dehydrogenase [FAD, quinone]-like: MVTEIRQQGQYFQLPTDAKVYKSYDTFARGFGTYDFIIIGAGPAGSLIANRLSEIKSWNILLVEAGGYPNNVTDIPNMYFEVGYTQYNWGFVSVPQKTACLGMVNRQCAMERGRGLGGTTLVNGLVYSRGSSLDYDRWARLVQDDRWSYKNVLPLFKRTEKFNHRDRKAPVDNLVHGEDGLLNVEYHVPRSPQLNAWLDAHKELNLPVADYNAGTGLGASPAQINTRRGRTQDAGTAFILPILKRKNLHVLTYAYVTKIFIDKHKVTRGIAFTYNGKNYIAKATKEVILSAGAFQTPQLLMLSGIGPKNHLQSLDIPLIHDLEVGTTLRDHPCFYGLTFKTNYTEAILPLENYVEQFLEGVGPLTSPGNNQGVAFYESRFTKGTGYPDIEIMFIPSNATNDLSQKAFRLTDETYEDVWKNIDRAQSFVLYIVSLHSDSIGTVRLKSKDPFDYPVIDNRFLSDPGNRDLERIYEGIQIMLRLARTKSMLKLGTTLQGGPLRECHNFIYQSREYWECAIRQMSMNLYHPVGSTPMGPNPSNGDVVDSECKVYGIKGLRVADGSVFPFTLAGHPTAAIALVGEMVSDFIKQDYFHF, encoded by the exons ATGGTAACAGAGATTCGACAACAGGGACAATATTTCCAACTACCAACCGATGCAAAGGTATACAAATCTTACGATACCTTTGCGAGAG GATTCGGCACCTACGATTTCATTATAATTGGCGCAGGACCAGCTGGGAGTCTAATAGCAAACAGACTTTCAGAAATAAAAAGCTGGAATATACTACTTGTAGAGGCTGGAGGGTACCcaaataatgtcactgatatacCTAATATGTACTTTGAAGTTGGATATACCCAGTACAACTGGGGTTTCGTAAGTGTCCCTCAAAAGACAGCTTGTTTAG GAATGGTCAACAGACAATGCGCTATGGAAAGAGGTCGGGGTTTAGGAGGAACAACTCTAGTAAATGGTTTAGTTTATTCTAGGGGATCAAGTTTGGATTATGACAGATGGGCTAGATTGGTACAGGATGATAGGTGGTCCTACAAAAACGTCTTACCTTTATTTAAGAGAactgaaaaattcaatcatcGAGATAGAAAAGCTCCAGTAGATAATTTGGTGCATGGAGAAGATGGTCTTCTTAATGTCGAATATCATGTACCAAGAAGTCCTCAATTAAATGCTTGGCTCGATGCTCATAAGGAATTAAACTTACCAGTTGCTGATTATAATGCAGGAACGGGTCTTGGAGCTTCCCCAGCACAAATAAACACGCGTCGTGGGAGAACCCAAGATGCTGGTACTGCGTTTATCCTCCcaatattgaaaagaaaaaacttacaTGTTCTAACGTATGCCTATGTTACCAAAATCTTTATTGACAAACACAAAGTAACCCGTGGAATTGCTTTCACGTATAACGGAAAAAACTATATCGCTAAAGCGACTAAAGAAGTTATACTCAGCGCAGGTGCATTTCAAACCCCCCAGCTACTTATGCTTTCAGGTATAGGACCTAAAAACCATCTGCAATCTCTAGACATCCCACTAATACATGATTTGGAAGTTGGTACTACATTAAGAGACCACCCGTGTTTTTATGGGTTAACTTTCAAAACTAATTATACGGAAGCCATTTTACCATTAGAAAATTATGTAGAGCAGTTTCTTGAAGGAGTAGGACCTTTGACTTCTCCAGGAAACAACCAAGGAGTTGCATTTTATGAATCACGATTCACAAAAG gtaCAGGCTACCCCGACATCGAAATAATGTTCATACCATCGAACGCTACAAATGATCTTTCCCAGAAGGCATTTAGACTGACGGATGAAACCTATGAAGACGTTTGGAAAAATATTGATCGAGCACAATCATTTGTTCTATACATTGTTTCATTGCATTCTGACTCCATCGGTACTGTGCGTCTGAAAAGTAAAGATCCATTCGATTACCCAGTTATAGACAACAGGTTCTTATCAGATCCTGGTAACAGAGATTTGGAAAGAATTTATGAAGGTATCCAAATAATGCTCAGACTTGCAAGAACAAAATCCATGCTAAAGTTAGGCACAACATTACAGGGAGGACCGCTGAGGGAGTGTCACAATTTCATTTACCAATCCAGAGAGTACTGGGAATGCGCTATTCGTCAAATGAGTATGAATCTTTATCATCCTGTAGGATCTACACCGATGGGGCCCAATCCTTCGAATGGTGACGTGGTAGACTCAGAATGTAAAGTGTATGGTATCAAGGGGTTACGAGTTGCGGATGGAAGCGTTTTTCCATTCACTCTTGCAGGACATCCAACGGCAGCTATAGCTTTAGTCGGAGAAATGGTCTCGGATTTTATTAAGCAagattatttccatttttaa